One genomic region from Augochlora pura isolate Apur16 chromosome 7, APUR_v2.2.1, whole genome shotgun sequence encodes:
- the Rpb10 gene encoding DNA-directed RNA polymerases I, II, and III subunit Rpb10: MIIPVRCFTCGKVIGNKWEAYLGLLQAEYTEGDALDALGLKRYCCRRMLLGHVDLIEKLLNYAPLEK, translated from the exons ATGATCATACCGGTGCGTTGTTTTACTTGTGGAAAAGTGATTGGCAATAAATGGGAAGCTTACCTTGGTCTGCTGCAGGCGGAATATACAGAAgg AGATGCACTTGATGCACTAGGATTGAAGAGATACTGTTGCCGCAGAATGCTTCTCGGACATGTCGATTTGATCGAGAAACTTTTGAATTATGCGCCATTGGAAAAATAG